A single Zymobacter palmae DNA region contains:
- a CDS encoding glycoside hydrolase family 19 protein yields MAQEVTGEMLKQAFNDFQAYRRAGKIVVDYSLLSSIVMHFTAKNSPKKHEMQEYYLQNLVAPLNRWMPVYGIDTAIRAAHFLSQACCETFQFTAVTEIPKNGGKEYDGRKSLGNTQPGDGPRYIGRGLLHLTGRENYRVMGNKIGVNLEQNPNVVSDDLDIAVRTACEYWKNRGINAFADKDDFDTVTQKINGGHNGRDERYASLQRIKKKLGIV; encoded by the coding sequence ATGGCTCAGGAAGTGACTGGGGAAATGCTGAAACAAGCGTTCAACGACTTTCAGGCTTATCGAAGGGCTGGAAAGATCGTTGTCGACTACTCGCTGCTTAGCAGTATTGTGATGCACTTCACTGCAAAAAATAGTCCTAAAAAACACGAGATGCAGGAATACTACTTACAGAATCTCGTGGCTCCTTTGAATCGGTGGATGCCTGTTTATGGAATTGATACGGCTATAAGAGCAGCACACTTTTTATCGCAGGCATGCTGTGAAACTTTCCAGTTCACGGCAGTGACCGAAATACCTAAAAATGGTGGCAAAGAATATGATGGAAGAAAGTCACTAGGTAATACTCAGCCAGGAGATGGACCTAGATACATTGGTCGCGGGTTGCTTCATCTGACTGGGCGCGAAAACTATCGAGTAATGGGGAACAAGATAGGAGTTAATCTTGAACAAAATCCTAATGTTGTAAGTGATGATTTAGACATTGCAGTGAGAACTGCATGTGAGTACTGGAAAAATAGAGGTATAAACGCTTTTGCTGACAAAGATGACTTTGATACTGTTACTCAAAAGATAAATGGTGGACATAACGGGAGAGATGAACGATATGCTTCCCTACAAAGAATTAAGAAAAAACTAGGAATAGTATAA